A section of the Pseudomonas sp. FP453 genome encodes:
- a CDS encoding class II 3-deoxy-7-phosphoheptulonate synthase yields MSQPWSPDSWRALPIQQQPQYPDAAHLLQVEQSLASYPPLVFAGEARELRRQFAEVTQGRAFLLQGGDCAESFVEFSAAKIRDTFKVLLQMAIVMTFAAGCPVVKVGRMAGQFAKPRSANDETIDGITLPAYRGDIVNGIGFDEKSRVPDPDRLLQSYHQSTATLNLLRAFAQGGFADLHQVHKWNLDFIANSALAEKYSQLADRIDETLAFMRACGMDSSPQLRETSFFTAHEALLLNYEQAFVRRDSLTNDYYDCSAHMLWIGDRTRQLDGAHVEFLRGVNNPIGVKVGPSMNPDDLIRLIDILNPSNDPGRLNLIARMGAGKVGDHLPNLIRAVQREGKQVLWSSDPMHGNTIKASSGYKTRDFAQILGEVKEFFQVHQAEGSYAGGIHIEMTGQNVTECIGGARPITEDGLSDRYHTHCDPRMNADQSLELAFLIAETLKQVKR; encoded by the coding sequence ATGAGCCAACCCTGGAGCCCCGACAGCTGGCGCGCCCTGCCGATCCAGCAACAACCCCAGTACCCGGACGCTGCACACTTGCTGCAAGTGGAGCAGAGCCTGGCCAGCTACCCACCGCTGGTGTTTGCCGGGGAAGCCCGCGAGTTGCGCCGTCAGTTTGCCGAAGTGACCCAGGGTCGCGCGTTCCTGTTGCAAGGCGGTGACTGCGCCGAGAGCTTTGTGGAGTTCTCCGCTGCGAAAATCCGCGACACCTTCAAAGTGCTGCTGCAAATGGCCATCGTGATGACCTTCGCCGCCGGCTGCCCGGTGGTGAAAGTCGGGCGCATGGCCGGCCAGTTCGCCAAGCCGCGTTCGGCCAACGATGAAACCATCGACGGCATCACCCTGCCCGCCTACCGTGGCGACATCGTCAACGGCATCGGCTTCGATGAAAAAAGCCGCGTGCCGGACCCGGATCGCCTGTTGCAGTCCTACCACCAGTCCACCGCCACCCTCAACTTGCTGCGAGCCTTCGCCCAGGGCGGTTTCGCCGACCTGCACCAGGTGCACAAGTGGAACCTGGACTTCATCGCCAACTCCGCCCTGGCCGAGAAGTACAGCCAACTGGCCGACCGTATCGATGAAACCCTGGCCTTTATGCGCGCCTGTGGCATGGACAGCTCGCCGCAACTGCGCGAAACCAGCTTCTTCACCGCCCACGAAGCGCTGCTGCTGAACTACGAGCAAGCCTTCGTGCGCCGCGACAGCCTGACCAACGACTACTACGATTGCTCGGCGCACATGCTGTGGATCGGCGACCGCACCCGCCAGCTGGACGGCGCCCACGTCGAATTCCTGCGCGGCGTGAACAACCCGATCGGCGTCAAGGTCGGCCCAAGCATGAACCCCGACGACCTGATCCGTCTGATCGACATTCTCAACCCAAGCAACGACCCCGGCCGCCTCAACCTGATCGCGCGCATGGGCGCTGGCAAGGTCGGCGACCACCTGCCCAACCTCATCCGCGCTGTACAGCGCGAGGGCAAGCAGGTGCTCTGGAGTTCCGACCCGATGCACGGCAACACCATCAAGGCCAGCAGCGGCTACAAGACCCGCGACTTTGCGCAGATCCTCGGCGAAGTGAAGGAGTTCTTCCAGGTGCACCAGGCGGAAGGCAGCTATGCCGGCGGGATTCATATCGAGATGACCGGGCAGAATGTCACCGAGTGCATCGGCGGTGCGCGGCCGATTACCGAAGATGGATTGTCGGACCGTTATCACACCCACTGTGATCCACGGATGAATGCGGACCAGTCGCTGGAGTTGGCGTTTTTGATTGCCGAGACCTTGAAGCAGGTCAAGCGCTGA
- a CDS encoding spermidine synthase, with translation MTEERVERLLAEVHDDFGMIRVLEVADYRFLEFGDAIEQSCVFTADPSWLEYDYTRAMLIGALCHEQPESALFLGLGAGTLTQACLKFLPLEDVEAIELRPDVPRLAIEYLGLDDDPRLYVRIGDALQLLETAEPADLIFVDLYTDVGPGVGHLAWSFLENCQKKLNPGGWLVINQWATDDGKPLGAALLRGLYHRHYWELPVKEGNVILLVPSELDQELDMQALTARAEALAPRLGYSLQALIKAIRPAT, from the coding sequence ATGACCGAGGAGCGTGTCGAGCGCCTGTTGGCCGAAGTCCATGATGACTTCGGCATGATTCGTGTGCTCGAAGTGGCCGATTACCGTTTTCTCGAGTTTGGCGATGCCATCGAGCAAAGCTGTGTGTTCACTGCCGACCCGAGCTGGCTGGAGTACGACTACACCCGCGCGATGCTGATCGGTGCGTTGTGCCATGAGCAGCCGGAGAGCGCGCTGTTCCTTGGGCTCGGCGCCGGCACGCTGACCCAGGCGTGCCTGAAGTTCCTGCCACTGGAAGATGTCGAGGCCATCGAGCTGCGCCCGGATGTGCCGCGCCTGGCCATTGAGTACCTGGGGCTGGACGATGATCCGCGTCTGTACGTCCGCATCGGCGACGCCCTGCAATTGCTGGAGACCGCTGAGCCGGCCGATCTGATCTTTGTCGATCTGTATACGGATGTCGGTCCTGGCGTCGGGCACTTGGCCTGGAGCTTCCTGGAGAACTGCCAGAAGAAACTCAATCCCGGCGGCTGGCTGGTGATCAACCAGTGGGCCACCGACGACGGCAAACCGTTGGGTGCGGCGTTGCTGCGCGGGTTGTATCACCGGCATTACTGGGAACTGCCGGTGAAGGAGGGCAATGTGATCTTGCTGGTGCCTTCGGAGTTGGATCAGGAGCTGGATATGCAAGCGTTGACGGCGCGTGCCGAGGCCTTGGCGCCGCGCTTGGGGTATTCGTTGCAGGCGTTGATCAAGGCTATCCGGCCGGCTACTTGA